The following are encoded together in the Clostridium sp. BJN0013 genome:
- a CDS encoding DUF190 domain-containing protein, whose protein sequence is MDIKGKCKILKIYIGEDSMYKKHNLYHAIVFKLKELGIAGVTVTRGIEGYGKGKRLRTMRILDLSSSLPIIVEAIDVQERIEKAIPAMEEMVNEGLILITDVDVIKYGREQTN, encoded by the coding sequence ATGGATATCAAGGGAAAATGTAAGATTTTAAAAATCTATATTGGTGAGGATTCCATGTATAAAAAACATAATCTTTATCATGCAATTGTCTTTAAGCTCAAAGAATTAGGAATAGCTGGAGTGACTGTTACAAGAGGAATAGAAGGTTATGGTAAGGGAAAAAGATTAAGAACAATGAGAATTCTGGACCTTAGCTCAAGCCTGCCAATTATCGTGGAAGCCATCGATGTACAAGAGCGCATCGAAAAGGCTATACCGGCTATGGAAGAAATGGTGAATGAGGGGCTAATTTTGATTACAGATGTAGATGTTATAAAATACGGCAGAGAACAGACAAATTAG